A window of the Oscillospiraceae bacterium NTUH-002-81 genome harbors these coding sequences:
- a CDS encoding flavodoxin family protein, which translates to MKVCILMGSPRAQGNTAALLAPFTEQLESCGAQVTRFDLYEKNLQPCLACRACQKDWTIFGCARKDDMQEIFDAVMNCDLLVLASPIYSWYCTPPTKCVLDRLVYGMNKYYGEKKGPSLWRGKKMALITTCGYRLEKGADLWEEGMRRYCKHSQLTYVGMLAERHLGYASVFMDPEKEARARAFARACVQAFDIPSA; encoded by the coding sequence ATGAAGGTATGCATTTTGATGGGAAGCCCGAGAGCACAGGGTAACACGGCAGCACTGCTGGCCCCCTTCACAGAACAGCTGGAAAGCTGCGGCGCCCAGGTAACGCGCTTTGATCTTTACGAGAAAAACCTGCAGCCCTGTCTGGCCTGCCGGGCCTGTCAGAAGGACTGGACGATTTTCGGCTGCGCGAGAAAGGACGATATGCAGGAAATCTTTGACGCGGTGATGAATTGCGATCTGCTGGTGCTGGCATCGCCCATCTATTCTTGGTATTGCACCCCACCCACCAAATGCGTGCTGGATCGGCTGGTGTACGGCATGAATAAATATTACGGAGAGAAAAAGGGCCCCTCTCTCTGGCGTGGAAAGAAGATGGCCCTGATCACAACGTGTGGATACCGGCTGGAAAAAGGGGCCGATCTGTGGGAGGAAGGCATGCGCCGTTACTGCAAACACTCTCAGTTGACTTATGTGGGAATGCTGGCGGAGCGGCATCTGGGCTACGCCTCTGTGTTTATGGATCCTGAGAAGGAAGCGCGGGCCCGGGCATTTGCCCGGGCGTGTGTGCAAGCTTTTGATATTCCTTCGGCGTGA